A part of Pungitius pungitius chromosome 15, fPunPun2.1, whole genome shotgun sequence genomic DNA contains:
- the camk2n1a gene encoding calcium/calmodulin-dependent protein kinase II inhibitor 1a, with amino-acid sequence MSEVLPYNEGKMNGYGADSEVSQMSYSCGLQDTSAFFSASQAKRPPKLGQIGRAKRVVIEDDRIDDVLKGMADKSSPGV; translated from the exons ATGTCCGAAGTGCTGCCATACAACGAGGGGAAAATGAACGGCTATGGGGCAGATAGCGAGGTCAGCCAGATGTCCTACAGCTGCGGACTGCAGGACACGAGCGCCTTCTTCTCCGCGTCGCAGGCGAAGAGACCCCCGAAGCTGGGACAGATCGGCCGAGCCAAGCGAG TGGTCATCGAGGACGACCGAATAGACGACGTCCTGAAGGGGATGGCAGACAAGTCTTCACCGGGCGTTTAA